A genomic stretch from Malus domestica chromosome 15, GDT2T_hap1 includes:
- the LOC139191962 gene encoding uncharacterized protein — translation MRREDEESDEEVQVRRKQNREAVMAAAMVCQPNKEQPQWDGSVAGHSYKLRNRAMMHVNLMNNYFNLNSVYTEEDFRRRFQMRHHVVEHLPHDVQQVYKNKYLCERNQEDLNRLLRKAENRGFPGMIGSLDCMHWDWKNCPTGWQGGFCGRSRKPTVVLEVVASYDTWI, via the exons atgagacgagaagatgaggagtctgatgaagaagttcaagtaaggcgCAAACAAAACAGAGAAGCAGTCATGGctgcggccatggtgtgtcAACCAAATaaggaacaacctcaatgggaTGGCTCTGTTGCTGGTCACTCTTACAAACTACGAAACAGAGCGATGATGCATGtcaatctgatgaacaactacttcaacctcaactcggtgtacacagaagaggatttcagacgTCGCTTCCAGATGAGGCATCATGTCGTCGAGCATTTACCTCATGATGTTCAGCAG GTTTACAAAAACAAGTACCTCTGCGAGCGAAATCAAGAAGATCTGAATCGACTCCTTCGCAAAGCTGAAAACCGTGGGTTCCCaggcatgatagggtcattagactgcatgcattgggattggaagaatTGTCCCACCGGATGGCAAGGGGGCTTCTGTggaaggtcgagaaagccaactgttgtgttagaggtggttgcctcatatgacacatggatctga
- the LOC103443852 gene encoding LOW QUALITY PROTEIN: uncharacterized protein (The sequence of the model RefSeq protein was modified relative to this genomic sequence to represent the inferred CDS: substituted 3 bases at 3 genomic stop codons), translating to MKAEALTLVQSACYPIAEYLAVRHNRAHGIALGTFLWATATFLVAFSSTFTEVAMSRALNGIGLALLTPAIQSLVADSTDDNNRGMAFGWLQLTGNVGSIIGGLCSILIAPITVMGIPGWRISLHLVGFISVVVGVLVRLYATDPHFPDGETKDSSQNSSSSLWSHVKELALEAKSVIKIPSFQIVVAQGVTGSFPXSALSFAPMWLELTGFSHGKSAFLIAFFVIGSCLGGLFGGKMGDILSMRLPNAGRIIXAQISSASATPLAAILLLALPADPSTLVIHGFILFIMGFLISWNAPATNNPIFAEIVPERSRTNVYALDRSSESILSSFAPPVVGILAQRVYGYKPVPQGSSASEEIATDRGNALSLAKALYTAIGIPMALCCVIYSFLYCTYPRDRERARMEVLIESEMQQIELEDSPTGEEYSRAWFPESEELYLNDRTVIEVXYEGEDTLDADADADDDEQTLLYRQLTFAILSPL from the exons ATGAAGGCGGAGGCCTTGACTCTGGTGCAGTCCGCTTGCTACCCAATTGCAGAGTACCTGGCCGTGCGCCACAACCGGGCCCACGGCATCGCCCTCGGCACCTTTCTCTGGGCCACCGCTACTTTTCTCGTCGCTTTTTCATCAACTTTCACCGAg GTGGCTATGTCCAGAGCTTTGAATGGGATTGGCCTTGCTCTACTTACTCCAGCTATCCAGTCCCTTGTAGCTGACTCAACTGATGACAACAACCGAGGTATGGCTTTCGGATGGCTTCAATTAACTGGCAATGTTGGTTCGATAATTGGTGGCCTTTGCTCTATATTGATAGCTCCTATAACAGTTATGGGAATCCCTGGGTGGAGAATTTCCCTTCACCTTGTTGGATTTATTAGTGTTGTAGTCGGTGTTTTAGTCCGTCTGTATGCCACTGACCCACACTTTCCAGATGGTGAAACAAAAGATAGCAGCCAGAATTCTAGTAGTTCCTTGTGGTCACACGTGAAGGAACTGGCCCTAGAAGCTAAGTCGGTTATTAAAATTCCTTCCTTTCAGATCGTTGTGGCGCAGGGTGTTACTGGTTCGTTTCCTTAGTCAGCATTGTCATTTGCGCCCATGTGGTTGGAACTTACTGGCTTCTCTCATGGGAAATCCGCTTTCCTCATTGCCTTCTTTGTGATTGGAAGTTGCCTTGGTGGCTTGTTTGGAGGTAAAATGGGAGATATCCTTTCCATGCGTCTTCCAAACGCAGGAAGGATTATATAAGCACAGATAAGCTCCGCATCTGCCACCCCTCTTGCAGCAATTCTTCTGCTTGCATTACCTGCGGATCCATCTACGCTTGTCATCCATGGTTTCATCTTATTCATCATGGGATTCTTAATTTCATGGAATGCTCCAGCTACAAACAA TCCGATTTTTGCAGAGATAGTTCCTGAGAGATCCCGAACAAATGTATATGCTTTGGACAGATCTTCCGAGTCCATACTCTCATCGTTCGCTCCTCCAGTAGTTGGGATATTAGCTCAACGCGTTTATGGTTATAAACCAGTTCCTCAAGGGTCCAGTGCATCTGAAGAGATTGCCACGGATAGAGGGAACGCTTTGTCATTGGCAAAAGCACTATATACAGCAATAGGAATTCCAATGGCTCTCTGTTGTGTCATTTACTCATTCCTATATTGCACCTACCCAAGAGACAGGGAGCGTGCACGGATGGAAGTTTTAATAGAATCAGAGATGCAACAAATAGAATTAGAAGATTCTCCTACCGGAGAAGAATATTCACGTGCTTGGTTTCCTGAATCGGAGGAGCTGTATCTGAATGATAGAACTGTCATTGAAGTATAGTATGAAGGTGAGGACACTCttgatgccgatgccgatgccgatgatGATGAACAGACACTGCTATACCGCCAGTTAACGTTTGCCATTTTGAGCCCGCTGTAA